The DNA window TTGAAGTCCCCTTTAGAATACACGTACATGTTAGCTGAATTTCTGCCTGCCAATTAATAAATAACTAATATgatggaaaaaaataaaaaaaaatcggtcCTACTTAGTTGCGGAGGAGGAAGTTGGAAGTTTCatgtctatttaattttttaattaatgatAACTTTGAATTATACACATAAAGTCTATACCTTcgcattaaatttaaatttaagcaaTACTAGACGAAATTTGTTCGTCAAAATAGCTAAATATTAACTTACTTAGTATTAAtaacatattaaaataaaataattttatagaaaaaaaatattatcactTCTTTATCGAAAATTGATCCAAAATCTCAGTAATAAACATTAGTTTCAGCGACAGCTAAATGACCAGTAGTCCATCTCTTGGCGTAAATAACTTGATCCCACCACCCCACGAGTCAATTTATATGCCATATGGCACACTATAATCAAGCCTGTAGCTAAATGAACGTACACGAGGTGACATTTATTACAAATAGAATTGACTATGATAGTGAAATTTGAACTaacatatttgaaaattgaactCACTGGATTGACTTGATATACACTACCAGCTAGCTTTGAAAGGCAAACAATTCATCAGATTTCAAAAAAGACATCTGATCAGCAAACAGAAAAAGTGTTGGTTGGTTATTGCTGAACTTGTACATTTCAATTATCAAGCACCAGCAGAAAACAAAATGCTAACATCACTCATTCTTCACTTGGAGGGCTGCCCACTTTCTTGCTAAGTTGATGAAATTTGTTCGCCATATTAGGTGTTCCATGCAAATATATGTATTCTAGAGCACACCTTCGGCCATCACTTTCATACAGCTCCCTACTTACCATTTTTTCCTGCAGATCTTTCAACTTGGTTTCAAGCCTCCTAAGAAATCCATAACCTTTTAGCCAAGATGAAGAATCAGTAAGAATCAAACTTCGATCCTGCAAAAGAGTACGTGCGCCTGTTAAATCCCTTGTTTCTGCCATTTGTAGAGCCTCTGTGACGCTTTCGGCTGCCAGGAGACGGTTCTTTTCCTTATCAACATCCTCATGTACTGTCATCTCACGTGGGGATAGAGATTTCGGTCTCCTTATGGTGACTGGCCGAACATCACTTTGTACCATCTGTTTTGACACAAATTCTGTGTAAGAATACGTAATATGCAAAAGGTGCATAGTGTTGGAATCATTTTTGTTGTCTTCAATACTCCCAAATACAGGGATGCTTAAGTTGATGAGAATATCTGTGTCATCATCAGCACAAATATTCCCAACATTTATTGAACCTCTTGATCCTTGATTACAGATTtcacttgcatatatttttgaAGATATGGATCTAATTCGGACACCATGTGATGCAGAAGTCACCCTTAAATGAAGCTCCTGGCCTATCACAGTTGATAAACTCTCGATACAGCTATCAAAAGCTTCTTCCACACATTCATCAGATTCGATATAGGAAAAACTACCTCCTGATACAACAGATATGGCATGCATTGAGAAAGGGTCATGATCTGTACCGAAGCAGAGTGAATAAACTGGATATGTTTGTAGCTGGTCATGATCTTCGATTCCTCGGATTTTAGGATTGAGAGAACCAGGCAATAGATGCAAATATTGTGGATGATGCCCTGTATGTGGAAAATGTGTGTCACGGTAACAAGTGTCCCTACCATCTGAAAATAACACGATGCCAGAAACTGGATCCTGGTGCCTCCTTTCATCAAGAACCTGAACTCCCTTCTTTAAAGCCTCCACAATATTGGTGGAGCCCCTTGCAGAAAGTGAATTCACACACCATTTAGCATTTTCGCGCCCCTCCTCAGTCATTCTGCGCAAGGGTAAAATTCTCCGAGCATGAGTTGAAAATGAGACTATCGAAAGTCGGTGAGAAGGACCCAAATTATCGATAAAAAACACAACAGCACTTTTCAGGAGTGCCAATTTCGACCCATGCATGCTGCCACTGATATCTAGCACAGTAACAAGATCGATAGGACCACCATGGAACTGAGGGAACTCTGTTAACGGTGGCGGTCCAGTTATAGTAATAAGAACATCAAATTCAGAAACAGATTCCGAAGAAGCTACAGCGACCCGCTCTGGAATGGCATTGAT is part of the Primulina eburnea isolate SZY01 chromosome 1, ASM2296580v1, whole genome shotgun sequence genome and encodes:
- the LOC140810553 gene encoding E3 ubiquitin-protein ligase WAV3-like, translating into MCHLLGAYGKGARSGCRYSECAHSFHSSCVGNSGVACDNYLCPVCLAEWNDVPNSNTVTDSNSSPNPFNQVPESQVPVHSHVMDEPEPIRFSDDEPLLLPMVTADLMSSAPSADLQIVSINAIPERVAVASSESVSEFDVLITITGPPPLTEFPQFHGGPIDLVTVLDISGSMHGSKLALLKSAVVFFIDNLGPSHRLSIVSFSTHARRILPLRRMTEEGRENAKWCVNSLSARGSTNIVEALKKGVQVLDERRHQDPVSGIVLFSDGRDTCYRDTHFPHTGHHPQYLHLLPGSLNPKIRGIEDHDQLQTYPVYSLCFGTDHDPFSMHAISVVSGGSFSYIESDECVEEAFDSCIESLSTVIGQELHLRVTSASHGVRIRSISSKIYASEICNQGSRGSINVGNICADDDTDILINLSIPVFGSIEDNKNDSNTMHLLHITYSYTEFVSKQMVQSDVRPVTIRRPKSLSPREMTVHEDVDKEKNRLLAAESVTEALQMAETRDLTGARTLLQDRSLILTDSSSWLKDLQEKMVSRELYESDGRRCALEYIYLHGTPNMANKFHQLSKKVGSPPSEE